One part of the Daphnia magna isolate NIES unplaced genomic scaffold, ASM2063170v1.1 Dm_contigs386, whole genome shotgun sequence genome encodes these proteins:
- the LOC123468628 gene encoding uncharacterized protein LOC123468628 — protein sequence MWKMSKTVYRDFLQWDHVKEHRTPLDVTAAECRRLRDSRLCDRQPMNTLGSNKWSLEGSPHVQGSWLQTSTDYLINCRLEEVVLETECSDCVISSPIGDIPASANGSFVHNLVTIVWDNSLKESQKCQAKQVEEGLAMLYETTDPKIFRIRDSNKQLDFVVKNVSVGLCKPATNFSNFRPVLGMDRVVASWIYANSSKNDAKIGNKNMNISTLLRAEIDAVAHTQYIRDVAVEMSNGLAEEIRALQYQIRETAHKNAIATAQYNGWLAASYLNLPNCTKLQPTGKDVAVLQCTPG from the coding sequence ATGTGGAAGATGAGCAAAACCGTGTATCGTGACTTTTTACAGTGGGACCACGTGAAGGAACACCGCACGCCGCTAGACGTCACCGCGGCCGAATGCCGAAGATTACGTGACTCACGGCTGTGCGACAGACAGCCTATGAACACTTTAGGTTCCAACAAATGGTCCTTGGAAGGCTCGCCCCATGTGCAAGGTAGTTGGCTGCAAACCAGCACGGACTATCTGATAAACTGCCGATTAGAAGAAGTGGTCCTCGAAACAGAATGCTCGGACTGCGTTATTAGCTCTCCCATAGGAGACATTCCGGCATCCGCCAACGGCTCCTTCGTGCACAATCTCGTGACCATAGTGTGGGACAATTCATTGAAAGAATCTCAAAAATGCCAAGCCAAGCAAGTTGAAGAAGGACTAGCAATGCTGTACGAAACAACAGACCCCAAAATTTTTCGAATCCGTGATTCTAACAAACAACTAGACTTCGTAGTGAAAAATGTCAGCGTCGGACTTTGCAAGCCGGCCACCAATTTCTCAAACTTTCGACCGGTATTAGGAATGGATCGCGTAGTCGCTTCTTGGATTTACGCGAACAGTTCCAAAAATGATGCGAAAATAGGCAATAAAAATATGAACATCTCAACTCTGTTGCGCGCAGAAATAGACGCCGTAGCGCACACGCAGTACATCCGAGATGTCGCGGTAGAAATGTCAAATGGACTAGCAGAAGAAATCCGAGCACTCCAGTATCAAATTCGGGAGACTGCGCATAAAAATGCTATTGCCACCGCCCAGTACAACGGCTGGCTAGCCGCCAGTTATCTTAATCTTCCCAATTGCACGAAACTACAACCAACCGGTAAAGACGTCGCAGTGCTTCAGTGCACCCCCGGGTAG